The Leptospira montravelensis nucleotide sequence ATAATCCGAGCCACTTCATGGTCTGTATGATCCGGTTCATGATGTGTGAGAACTACAGAGCGAATTTCCATCATCTCTGCAAACTCCACTGCCTTGCTAACCGCTGTGTGACCCCAACCAATTTTTTTTTCAGCTTCCGAAGTACTATACTGTGCATCAATGATGATGAGGTCAGCACCAGCAATCTGAGGTTTCATTTTAAGTAGATGTTCTCTGTCTTCTTCACGGTATTCCACATCAGTACAAAAAAGAAAAATTTTATTTCCCTCACGAATTCTATAACCGGTACAAGATCCCGGATGGCGAAGTCCAAAAGGAATGATCTTTAGACCACCTAACATATAGGACTCGAACTCCTTCCAAAGATGAAAGTGCTTTTTAGAGGCCATTTGTTGCAAAGTAACAGGGAAGTTCTCTGGATGTTGTTGGCGTACAAGCCTTTCTTCTAAATTCTCTATACATGAGTAAAAATGAATATTACAAGAAGGTGAATAACCCGGCTTAAAAAAAGGCCAACCTTGGATATGATCCCAATGTGTATGAGAAACTAAGATATGAATGTCCATTTCTTCGCCACTAAAGGCTAAAGGAGCCATTTGATTGCCGAGAACTCGAAGTCCTGTTCCCATATCTAATATGACTTTTTCACCACCATCCCCTTCAATGAATACGCAGGTAGTGTTTCCTCCCAAATCTTGGGAAAGGGGGATGGGCAAATGGTTTAAAAATTCCTCTTCCGAAAACCCTTCTGGATCCTTCCGCCACTCTTCCTTAGCCATTTGGAGAATTTTTAAAGTTTTCTCTCGTTGTTCTGATTTAGAAATCGGTGTGGGGAGAGAACCTCGAACGCCAAAAAGAGTTATTTTCATCTAGTTCCTTTTTAAAATCCTGACAATACATCATCGGAAGGAATGCAATTGTTAGTTAACCCTGAAATCCAAGAAAAACTTTGGAAGTTTACTACCAAGACTTCCTATCAATCAGACTATCTCCTGCAACCTAATGAGCGCGGAAAAAAAATCGACCTAAAAAAATCTTTCCCTGGTGAGATCCAAAACTTCGTTCTAGAACTTGGATCGGGTTGGGGGGAAGTTGCCATCGAATTAGCAAAGAATGACCGCCAAACAGGATACTTACTGATGGAAAAGAAGGTAAATCGCATCATTCATACCGAAAAACATAGAAAAACGCTAGGTTTAGAGAATATCCGCTATATGACCGTTAACTTCCAATGGTTTTTTGATGAATTATTAGAAAAAGAAATTTTCGACCAAGTGATCATCAACTTCCCGGATCCTTGGCCCAAGAAAAAACATCGTAAAAACAGGCTTATGCAAGTCGATATGCTCGAACAGATTTACGACTTACTAAAACCAGGCGGCCAATTGTTATTTGCCACTGATTACGGCCCTTATGCAAGACGAACGATTTCCTTATTCAGAAAATTTCCAAAATTTGTTTGGGATAAAAAAGAGTACGAATTCGAAAGACCAGGTTTCCCTATTTCCTTTTTCGAGGCAGAAAAAAGAAACGAAGGGAAACGGATTTATTACCTTAACCGGACCAAAATTACATAAACTAAGTAAGAACCAAAGTTTCCTACTTAAAATCAATTTACATTTATTCAGTTGTTTTTTCTGTATTAGTCCACAGTTACCGTGCTGATACGAAGTCCGTCCCGGTCCCCTTTCCAAGGAACAGGAGTTTTTTCACTTCCTTTGATAAGGACTAGTTCCTTCGACCTTCCTTCCACCACAAGTCCATCTAATGGATAATAAAAATCACCTTGAATAGCATATGAATCCTTCCACTTAGAGCCACCTTTCCAAAGGTAGGTGGTGTTTTCTGTATTAATGAGTAAAGACTCTTGATTTTTGACAACGGAGCGAATAGAATCCGTATTTCCAAGAGAGTAAAGTTTAGCTTTCTCACTTCCTTCATAAACATGGCTTCCGAATTGAATCAAACAAGAATCTTCCAAACAACCAAGGATTTGTGCTGATTCTTTTGTATCCTTTTTGGCAACAGGGTTTGAAAGTTTTTTGTCTTTATCGGAATTGGCGCTGGAACCAATCGCAAATACTTGTAATTGAAATTCTTTTTTCAAATCACGAAGTACAAAAAGTTTTCCTTCTGCCGTATAAGAAAAACTTAAAAAATCAATTCCATTCCATTCTTCTTCAATTTCTAAGTTTGGATTAGTTTTTACAATTTTTCTGTCTGTGCCTTTTTCTTTTTCCAATAGAAGGAAAAAACCATTCGCATCAGCCGTACCTTGTTTGACTTTCCATCCAACTAACACCTGTTTCTTAAAAGTCATCTTTCCTGACTCTGGATAAATTTTTGTGGCAGTATCATTTGAAATTCCAACAAGTTCCTTACCAGCAACTAACAATTGAAAAGGAGTGGATGTGTATTGTTTCCAAACCAGTTCTTTTGTAATTCGATCATAACCAACAAGTGCAGATCCATAATTTACAATGATTCGATTGGGGTAAACAATTGGTGTGGAAACAGGTGTTCCAGAAAGATTGAGGTCAGTCACATGAAGGGGTTCGTCATCCAAAGTATCGGAAGGAAGTAATCTTGCGTATTTAGTTTCCCCATATTCGCGTAAAATTTTCTCTTTTACTTGGTTACGTTTTATTTTCAGCTTTTCAGAAGGAGATAGTTTTTGTTTGGCATCGAGAATCCGAAATTGAGCAAAAAAAGCTTCTGCTGATGGTTCTTCTTTTAGAACACGATCCATGATTTTTTCTGCTTCTTCTAATTTGTTTTCTTTATAATAAATGTATGCTAACTGGATCTCACCATCCATAAAATCAGGATCCGATTTGCGAATGGATTCCAAAATGGATTTTGCTTCTTTTGTAAGGTCTTCATTGAAATAGGCGATTGCTAAATTATAGGAAGAAAGTCCAAATTCTGAATCTTTTACACGTGCCTTTTCAAATTCTCGTTTTGCATTTTCCATCTGGTTTAACTTATAAAAAGCTAAACCTTTCGCAACATTACTCGGAGCAAAATTTGGATTAACTAATATGGAACGGTCAAAATCACCAATAGCAGCTTCGTAGTTTTTACGTTTCATAGTCACGAGGCCTAACATATAATAAGCGTAATACGAATCAGGCTTTTCTTTTAAAATTTCGTTAAAACCATCTTCCGCTTTTTTTAGTTCCCCTTTTTTGTAATAAAAAGAGTAAATCCCTTCTTTAAAGGATACAGCATTTTCTTTGTTTGTACGAACTGCATTTTCTAAAATGGAAAGACCTTTTTCTTCCTCACCTTTTTCAATATAACATTCAGCAATTTTTACAAGAAGGGAGGCCTTAGGAACCCGGTCATATGCCTTTTGGTAAGGAGTGACTGCTTCTAGGTATTTTTTACGATTAAAAAACGAATTTCCTTCTTTTACAAAAGGAAGGATCTCCGCAAAACGCGAGTTCTCTGCTACCGTCTTTTCAGTTTCAATTAGTTCAGGAATGTCTTTTGTAAATTTTTTGGATTTTTGGATGAACTCATTGGCACGAGTATAATTTTCTTTAGAGTTTTCTTCTACGGCACGTTTGTAATACAAACTTCCTAACCGGTAATCAACAGCCTCATTATTTGGGAATTTTTTCTTCAGTCCCAAATAAATCGATTCCGCCTCATCCCATTTACTAGCATCTTCCGCAATTCTTCCCAAAGTGATGGCACTAAATGGATCTGTTGCAGAAAGTATTTCGAGTTTTTTAATGTATTCTTTTTCTTTTTTGGATTCACCGGTTTTTGCATAAACACGAGCTAACCCCTGTAAAGCGCCAGGATTTGTCGAATCCATTCGGTAAGCTTCTAAAAACGAACTTTCCGATTTTTTATATTCTGTGAAGGCAAAGTAAGCACGACCAAATGCATTTTGAACCGCAGGGTTTTCTGGATTCACACCCATCGCTTTACCGTATTCATCCAAGGCTTGTTTACGTTTCCCTTGGCGAAGAAAAACATCTCCATCAGCAATATACTTTTGTGATTCAGCCAAAACTTTAGCTTTCCGAATTTCTTCTTTTTTTGCCTTAGGGTGAGACTCTGCTTTTTTTAATACATCCAAAGCTTCTTCAAAACGTCCCGAATCAATTAAAACATAAGCTAAATTGAGTTTTGGTTCAAAAAAATTTGGATCCCAAGTAGAAGCATCCTGAAAACTAAGAGTGGCTTTTTTGGTTTCCCCCCATTTCCATTCGCATATTCCTTGTTTGTTGCGGATTTCTGCATTTTTAGGAATTTTTAACCCAGCTTGTTTGGAAGTTTTTAAACAATCTGAATAATTATGAGTTTGGATATATACGTTACAAAGTCCAACATAGGCATTTGGATTTGTATCTGAAAGTGAAATGGATTTTTTAAAACTATCTTCGCTTTCTTTGAGTTTGCCACCTAACAACTGTGCATTTCCCAAAAAAGACCACAATGATCCATTTTGCGGCTGCAATTCGGTTGCTTTTTTAAATTCCGATGAAGCATCCGTATAATTTTTTTTTGCTAAAAAATCATTTCCTCGTTGGATCAGTGAGGCAATCTTTGTAGAAAGTTTAGCATCTTTGGCAGTTTTTAATTCAGGATTGAGTTTTTCCGCCTTAGCAAAGTAAGCTTCTGCTTCGTCGTATCTTTTTAATTCTAAACAAATATCACCCAATTGATTTAAAAGTTCAACAGGGTAAGGAAATTCTGGTTTTGTTTCCAAAGATTTGAGAACCACAAGGCTTTCTTGGTAGCGACCGAGGTTTTTTAAAAGAATTCCTGTTTTGTAGGTGTAAATGGTCTCTTCTGGTTTGAGTTGGCTTAGGGTTTGGTATGTGGAAAGTGCTTCCTCATTTTCTCCCAAAGTGGATTGGACAGTACCAAGACCAATCAGTAGTTTTTCATTTTTGGGATCTAAG carries:
- a CDS encoding MBL fold metallo-hydrolase; this encodes MKITLFGVRGSLPTPISKSEQREKTLKILQMAKEEWRKDPEGFSEEEFLNHLPIPLSQDLGGNTTCVFIEGDGGEKVILDMGTGLRVLGNQMAPLAFSGEEMDIHILVSHTHWDHIQGWPFFKPGYSPSCNIHFYSCIENLEERLVRQQHPENFPVTLQQMASKKHFHLWKEFESYMLGGLKIIPFGLRHPGSCTGYRIREGNKIFLFCTDVEYREEDREHLLKMKPQIAGADLIIIDAQYSTSEAEKKIGWGHTAVSKAVEFAEMMEIRSVVLTHHEPDHTDHEVARIILDEARLIKPGGMQVHIAHEGQKFIL
- the trmB gene encoding tRNA (guanine(46)-N(7))-methyltransferase TrmB produces the protein MLVNPEIQEKLWKFTTKTSYQSDYLLQPNERGKKIDLKKSFPGEIQNFVLELGSGWGEVAIELAKNDRQTGYLLMEKKVNRIIHTEKHRKTLGLENIRYMTVNFQWFFDELLEKEIFDQVIINFPDPWPKKKHRKNRLMQVDMLEQIYDLLKPGGQLLFATDYGPYARRTISLFRKFPKFVWDKKEYEFERPGFPISFFEAEKRNEGKRIYYLNRTKIT
- a CDS encoding tetratricopeptide repeat protein, which codes for MRQLSFLIITFVLFIGCQSRDFKPVTVKDPVIEKSDISDRQKIEEARALVAEGSNEFQKGNIDTALEKAKTSIQTFELIDGYSLLGSSYYQLGDYGNAKLAFEKGKNLDPKNEKLLIGLGTVQSTLGENEEALSTYQTLSQLKPEETIYTYKTGILLKNLGRYQESLVVLKSLETKPEFPYPVELLNQLGDICLELKRYDEAEAYFAKAEKLNPELKTAKDAKLSTKIASLIQRGNDFLAKKNYTDASSEFKKATELQPQNGSLWSFLGNAQLLGGKLKESEDSFKKSISLSDTNPNAYVGLCNVYIQTHNYSDCLKTSKQAGLKIPKNAEIRNKQGICEWKWGETKKATLSFQDASTWDPNFFEPKLNLAYVLIDSGRFEEALDVLKKAESHPKAKKEEIRKAKVLAESQKYIADGDVFLRQGKRKQALDEYGKAMGVNPENPAVQNAFGRAYFAFTEYKKSESSFLEAYRMDSTNPGALQGLARVYAKTGESKKEKEYIKKLEILSATDPFSAITLGRIAEDASKWDEAESIYLGLKKKFPNNEAVDYRLGSLYYKRAVEENSKENYTRANEFIQKSKKFTKDIPELIETEKTVAENSRFAEILPFVKEGNSFFNRKKYLEAVTPYQKAYDRVPKASLLVKIAECYIEKGEEEKGLSILENAVRTNKENAVSFKEGIYSFYYKKGELKKAEDGFNEILKEKPDSYYAYYMLGLVTMKRKNYEAAIGDFDRSILVNPNFAPSNVAKGLAFYKLNQMENAKREFEKARVKDSEFGLSSYNLAIAYFNEDLTKEAKSILESIRKSDPDFMDGEIQLAYIYYKENKLEEAEKIMDRVLKEEPSAEAFFAQFRILDAKQKLSPSEKLKIKRNQVKEKILREYGETKYARLLPSDTLDDEPLHVTDLNLSGTPVSTPIVYPNRIIVNYGSALVGYDRITKELVWKQYTSTPFQLLVAGKELVGISNDTATKIYPESGKMTFKKQVLVGWKVKQGTADANGFFLLLEKEKGTDRKIVKTNPNLEIEEEWNGIDFLSFSYTAEGKLFVLRDLKKEFQLQVFAIGSSANSDKDKKLSNPVAKKDTKESAQILGCLEDSCLIQFGSHVYEGSEKAKLYSLGNTDSIRSVVKNQESLLINTENTTYLWKGGSKWKDSYAIQGDFYYPLDGLVVEGRSKELVLIKGSEKTPVPWKGDRDGLRISTVTVD